From a single Brassica rapa cultivar Chiifu-401-42 chromosome A01, CAAS_Brap_v3.01, whole genome shotgun sequence genomic region:
- the LOC117126614 gene encoding uncharacterized protein LOC117126614 codes for MDSFCFSPSDFVYITLNPHFLLLLFIQLLIRVLFRLSLVAMSSNGSSISEKPKGVESDSSPGPIKPIGTPHVSSNHSIGDLHSKRDKGEASVTSGLTKLSGKTAVSSGVLIGVPMSKNPNGAIIHSTKAGVSSGVRGKSAVSSRVKGKAIVSAEVVAFKDVKYGPHDGELRFRLIHFWEARNVVSKVLIGLEMLLIDQEETVIQGFIPAGRIDTYLPHMRAGGVYRLNSFFGSHNKNLYRVAEPSFTITFSSTSVLSDLTDSPVCFLEDRFRIHGYEEFDAACDLRGDLYDYVGHIKLVNGQVLSDSLMLDDAEIASSRRVLLHVQTHDGPVMKLYLWDKAASDFSEKFKASGGTARVVLVTTLNPKRFGGTLALSSMTPSRVFLDKDVQITEEYLTWMNANLSVANRVNADVVTKTETMTIGELLFYIQQEDAKVAWFECIATVADVVHGSSWYYIGCGVCHTKATKGPTTLMCKKCGKPDIVGVPQYLAKISVYDNEDQASFVLLGDAGHELSGRKASELVASYFEANENVGDDHLVPVPQALIDTIGQTRKFIVKVSDHNLTGKTQALTVTKVLTPEDQEAEAQGTLQNGVADGEPSTCVGIVKRAADKVEAEDPKRARCG; via the exons ATGGATTCGTTTTGCTTTTCTCCTTcagattttgtttatataactcTTAATCCGCATTTTCTCCTTCTTTTGTTTATACAACTCTTGATACGAGTCTTATTCCGATTAAGCTTAGTTGCAATGAGTTCCAACGGAAGTTCCATCTCCGAGAAACCAAAAGGCGTCGAGTCTGACTCCTCTCCCGGACCGATCAAACCCATCGGAACACCCCATGTCTCATCCAACCACTCAATAGGCGATCTCCACTCGAAGCGAGACAAAGGCGAAGCGTCGGTCACTTCCGGTCTGACCAAACTCAGCGGCAAAACTGCTGTCTCTTCCGGCGTCTTGATCGGCGTACCTATGTCGAAGAACCCCAATG GTGCGATCATTCACAGCACGAAGGCTGGTGTCTCCTCAGGTGTTAGAGGCAAATCTGCTGTCTCTTCCCGCGTTAAGGGAAAAGCTATTGTCTCGGCCGAAGTGGTGGCTTTCAAAGATGTGAAATACGGACCTCATGACGGCGAGTTGAGGTTCCGGTTGATCCATTTTTGGGAAGCTCGAAATGTTGTGTCAAAGGTGCTTATCGGTCTCGAGATGCTTCTCATCGACCAAGAG GAGACTGTCATCCAGGGTTTCATCCCAGCTGGGAGGATAGACACTTATTTGCCACACATGAGAGCTGGTGGCGTTTACAGACTCAACAGTTTTTTCGGTTCTCACAACAAGAATTTGTATCGTGTTGCGGAACCAAGTTTCACCATCACATTCTCATCGACTTCTGTCCTCTCTGATCTAACGGACAGTCCGGTTTGTTTCCTTGAGGACCGGTTCCGGATCCATGGATATGAGGAGTTCGATGCTGCCTGCGACTTGAGAGGGGATCTTTATG ATTATGTTGGCCACATCAAGCTTGTGAATGGACAGGTTCTAAGTGATAGTCTCATGCTAGATGATGCCGAGATAGCTTCATCTCGCCGCGTCTTGCTCCATGTTCAAACACATGA TGGTCCGGTGATGAAGTTATACCTATGGGACAAGGCTGCCTCGGATTTTAGTGAGAAATTTAAAGCATCTGGAGGAACCGCACGTGTTGTTTTGGTCACTACTTTAAACCCGAAACGATTTGGAG GTACCCTCGCTCTCTCTTCTATGACGCCATCACGTGTTTTCTTGGACAAAGATGTTCAAATAACCGAAGAGTATCTCACTTG GATGAACGCGAACTTATCTGTTGCCAACAGAGTTAACGCAGACGTTGTCACTAAGACTGAGACAATGACCATAGGCGAGCTCTTATTCTATATTCAGCAGGAAGATGCCAAG GTTGCTTGGTTTGAGTGCATAGCAACTGTTGCTGATGTGGTGCACGGTTCATCCTGGTATTACATAGGATGTGGTGTGTGCCACACTAAGGCAACCAAAGGGCCTACCACCCTTATGTGTAAAAAATGTGGGAAACCCGACATTGTTGGTGTTCCACA GTACCTGGCCAAGATCTCTGTGTATGATAATGAGGATCAGGCGTCTTTTGTGCTCCTCGGTGATGCTGGACATGAGTTATCCGGAAGAAAAGCTTCAGAGTTGGTTGCAAGTTATTTCGAG GCTAATGAGAATGTAGGAGATGACCACTTGGTTCCGGTACCTCAGGCTCTTATCGATACCATTGGACAGACTCGAAAATTCATTGTGAAAGTATCAGATCACAATTTGACAGGCAAGACCCAAGCTTTGACTGTGACAAAGGTTCTCACCCCAGaagatcaagaagctgaagcccAAGGAACTCTgcagaatggagttgctgatgGTGAACCTTCCACATGCGTTGGGATTGTGAAGAGGGCTGCTGATAAGGTCGAGGCAGAAGACCCCAAGCGAGCCAGATGTGGCTAG